A part of Vigna radiata var. radiata cultivar VC1973A unplaced genomic scaffold, Vradiata_ver6 scaffold_137, whole genome shotgun sequence genomic DNA contains:
- the LOC106753528 gene encoding MLP-like protein 28: MTHFGRITTEIGVHSTAEKWYNLFAKSLHDVQHLSDSIHAAQLHQGEDWHHHETVKHWTYKIDGNVEKCLEKIESIDEEKKTINYKLFGEDIDHRFKVFNLIFQAIDKENGGAIIKWTIEYEKLNEEVHPPYGYIEYLHNGTRDIDSNLVKA, from the exons atgaCACATTTTGGTAGAATCACCACTGAAATTGGTGTTCATTCAACTGCTGAAAAGTGGTACAACCTCTTCGCAAAAAGCCTCCATGATGTTCAACACCTAAGTGATAGTATTCATGCAGCCCAGCTTCATCAGGGTGAAGACTGGCATCACCATGAGACCGTCAAACACTGGACTTATAAAATAG ATGGAAATGTTGAAAAATGTCTTGAGAAGATTGAATctattgatgaagagaagaaaacaatcaaCTACAAGCTTTTCGGTGAAGACATAGACCACAGGTTTAAGGTGTTTAACCTCATATTTCAAGCAATTGATAAGGAGAACGGTGGTGCTATTATCAAATGGACCATTGAATATGAGAAACTTAATGAAGAAGTTCATCCTCCATATGGCTACATCGAGTACCTGCACAACGGCACCAGAGATATTGATAGTAATCTTGTGAAGGCATAA